The stretch of DNA CTTGTCTAATATCGTAAAAATCTGCAGCTGGAAGCACGTATGCCATTTTTGTTAAACCGTACTCATCTGGAACTACTTCTAACACTTCACCGATGAATAACCCTTCTGGGAAAATCCCACCAAGACCAGACGTTAATACTTTTTGACCTTCTTCAATATCCATATCATGTTTAATTCGTTTTAATAGTAAAGCCCCTCGCTCTTCGTCCCAGCCTTCAATTAAACCGAAAACCGTTTCTCCATCTGTTTGAACGTAGGCAGAGATTCTATTTTGTGGGTCTAACGAACTTAACAGTTGAACAGTAGAAGTAAATGGTGTGGTAGCTTTTACTTTACCAATTAGTCCGTTTGCCGTGATTACGGCCATATTTTGCTCGATGCCGTTTTGTTTCCCTTTGTTAATTATAATTTGCTCGCGCCATTGGTCTGGGTTACGCCCAATAACGGTTGCTGGAGTAGGATCGTAATCACGCAACGTTTCTACTTCACCAACTAGCTCTCTAAATTCACTGTTTTCTTTTTCTAACTGTTGAACTTGCGTCTCTAAGAGCGTGTATTCTTCTAGTCTAGCACGAAGAATTTTGTTCTCCTCGTAAGTGTTTTTCAGTTGATCAACATTCTCAAAGAAACCCGCGACGTAATGTGCGGGTTTATAGAAAATGTTTTGGACAAAACCGGTCGTATCTTTTAAAAATTGTTCAGGCCATGTTAATCCGTCCCGTTCTTTTAAAGAGAAACCTATTAATGCCACTAGAAAAATTAAGCTCACTAACAAGATGATCAATCTTTTGTTAAGGAAAAATTGTGGCACTTTTTCACACCTTCTTTATTTAACGATAATCTTTTGCTTTTTTCTTAAATTGATCAATATAATCTAACGATTTACCAGTTCCGATTGCAACACAATCTAATGGGTTTTCTGCAATTAAAACAGGCATTTTTGTTTCTTCTGCTATTACTTTGTCTAAATTACGTAGTAGCGCACCGCCTCCAGTTAGGACAATTCCACGGTCCATAATATCTGCTGCTAATTCTGGCGGTGTACGTTCTAACGTCGCTTTTACAGAGTCAACAATAGCTGTTACTGTATCTTTTAATGCATCTGCCACTTCATCAGCAGAAATTTCAATCGTTTTCGGTAAACCAGTTAATAGGTCACGTCCACGAATATCCATCGGTTCAATGCCTTCCGTGTCGCCAGCAGAGCCTACTTCTAATTTTAACTGCTCAGCTGTTCGTTCACCAATCATTAAGTTGTAATGCTTACGGATGTATGAAATAACCGCGTCATCCATTTCATCTCCAGCAACGCGAATCGATTGGCTCGTAACGATACCACCTAAAGAGATGATTGCTACTTCTGTTGTACCTCCACCAATATCAACAACCATACTCCCTGTTGGTTCCATTACCGGTAAGTTAGCACCGATTGCTGCAGCAAATGGTTCTTCAATCGTATAAGCATCACGTGCTCCTGCTTGTCTCGTTGCATCGATTACTGCACGCTCTTCTACAGCTGTAATGCCTGACGGTACACATACCATTACGTACGGCTTACGAGCAAACATTCCTTTGTTTTTGAGCGCTTTTTTTATGTAATATTTCATCATCGTTGCAGTTGTTTCGTAATCAGCAATAACACCGTCTTTCATAGGACGTAATGCTACTACATTTCCTGGCGTACGACCAATCATGTTTTTTGCATCATTACCGACTGCGACAATGTTTTTTGTATCTGTTTGTAAAGCGACAACAGACGGTTCCCTTACAACGATACCTTTACCTTTTATAAAAACTAACGTATTAGCTGTTCCTAAATCTATACCAAGATCTCTCGTACCAAACATATTATTGTATCTCCCTTTCTGATACTATTTCCATTATTTCTTTGATGACTGATATTTTTGAGAGGTGATCATGTATGGACGAAATTGCCCATCTATATTGTTCGTTCCATGTTGTTTTTTAATGATGGTAAAAACAAAAAGAATTGAGAATGTGGACTCATGCGTTCATCCACAATACGTTCTAATTATACTTTCCAATTTAAAAATATATATGAGGACTTTTCCTCTCAAAACTCATGAATAATATTATAGCGTACAGTAGCAAAAAATCATAGTATTACACGTACCCTTTTTCTTTTAAACTAACGAATTTTTGATCACCAATGATAATATGATCTAACAGTTCAATACCGATTAATTTCCCACATTCATTTAAACGTTTTGTTACTTCGATATCTTCTCTGCTTGGTGCTGGATCTCCGGACGGGTGATTATGAGCACAAATAAAAGAAGCAGCGGAGCGACGAAAAGCTTCTTTAAATATTTCTCTAGGATGTACGATCGATGCGTTTAAGCTTCCGATAAATATCGTTTGTTGGTGAAGCACTTGATTTTTTGTATTTAAATATAAACATACAAAATGCTCTTGGGATAAAAATCGCATATCTTCCATTACATAGTTTGCTGCATCTTGTGGAGAGCGGATAACGTAACGGTCCTCATATTGTAGACGATGTATACGTCTTCCGAGTTCTACCGCAGCTAAAATTTGTACAGCTTTCGCTTCTCCGATTCCTCTAATATTGGTCATCTCTTCAATTGATGCATCTTTTAATAGCCGAAGACCTTCAAAAGACGTTAATAACCTGTTTGCTAGTTGAATGACGGATTCTTTTTGTGAGCCGGTTCGAAGTAGTATGGCAAGTAGTTCATGGTTAGATAGGCTTTTCGGCCCTTCTTTAATAAGTCGTTCTCGCGGTCTTTCATCTTCTGGATAATCCCTTATCATTAATGGTAAAGCTTTCAACTCTTATCCTCCTTACATACGATGATAAGGGCAAGACGTCCATTTAAAATTGAGATAATTCACGCACTGTTCTAGCCAAAGGTAGTCCAACAACAGAAAAATAATCACCATCAATTTTTTTCACGAATAAAGCACCTAACGTTTGAATTCCATATGCACCTGCTTTATCCATCGGATCTTTACTTTCTATATATTGTTCAATTTCTTGACTGGATAATTCCCAAAACGTAACAGAAGTTTTTTCGTAGAAGACTTTTTCTTGTTGTGCAGAACATATTGCGACACCTGTAATAACGTGGTGCGTTTGTCCACTTAAACTAGATAGCATCTCATAAGCATCCGCTTCGTTTTTAGGCTTTCCTAAAATATTATTTTTTAGGACAACAATTGTATCTGCACCTATAACAATTGCATCACTTTCATCTTTCCATACATCTTTTGCTTTTTGTAAAGCTAAACTCATTGCAAGTTTTTCTGGAGATTCGTTTGGATCAAATGTTTCTTCAATAGAGCTGACTTTCACTTCGAAGGAGAGATTTACTTGTTGGAGCAATTCCTTTCTTCGTGGAGACCCTGAGGCTAAAATGAGGCGTTTCATCTGTTTGTTCACCTTTCTATATTGGGATTAGTTTCAGAAATGAGAGATACATATCTATCGTACCAAAAAAATAAGTATTGGACAATTATGGATAATATTTTCATTAGAATATTTGCTTTTTACAGGTCAGTGTGATGAGGTACACATCAATTATTATTTTATTATACGTTTTTAGTTAGTCCGTTGCACTTCGCTACAGGTGCTCGCTTGGTCGACCGTACCG from Sutcliffiella cohnii encodes:
- the mreC gene encoding rod shape-determining protein MreC, which codes for MPQFFLNKRLIILLVSLIFLVALIGFSLKERDGLTWPEQFLKDTTGFVQNIFYKPAHYVAGFFENVDQLKNTYEENKILRARLEEYTLLETQVQQLEKENSEFRELVGEVETLRDYDPTPATVIGRNPDQWREQIIINKGKQNGIEQNMAVITANGLIGKVKATTPFTSTVQLLSSLDPQNRISAYVQTDGETVFGLIEGWDEERGALLLKRIKHDMDIEEGQKVLTSGLGGIFPEGLFIGEVLEVVPDEYGLTKMAYVLPAADFYDIRQVMIVKRNMVSELDSFEVEEEVEEEDLEEEAE
- a CDS encoding rod shape-determining protein: MFGTRDLGIDLGTANTLVFIKGKGIVVREPSVVALQTDTKNIVAVGNDAKNMIGRTPGNVVALRPMKDGVIADYETTATMMKYYIKKALKNKGMFARKPYVMVCVPSGITAVEERAVIDATRQAGARDAYTIEEPFAAAIGANLPVMEPTGSMVVDIGGGTTEVAIISLGGIVTSQSIRVAGDEMDDAVISYIRKHYNLMIGERTAEQLKLEVGSAGDTEGIEPMDIRGRDLLTGLPKTIEISADEVADALKDTVTAIVDSVKATLERTPPELAADIMDRGIVLTGGGALLRNLDKVIAEETKMPVLIAENPLDCVAIGTGKSLDYIDQFKKKAKDYR
- the radC gene encoding RadC family protein encodes the protein MIRDYPEDERPRERLIKEGPKSLSNHELLAILLRTGSQKESVIQLANRLLTSFEGLRLLKDASIEEMTNIRGIGEAKAVQILAAVELGRRIHRLQYEDRYVIRSPQDAANYVMEDMRFLSQEHFVCLYLNTKNQVLHQQTIFIGSLNASIVHPREIFKEAFRRSAASFICAHNHPSGDPAPSREDIEVTKRLNECGKLIGIELLDHIIIGDQKFVSLKEKGYV
- a CDS encoding Maf family protein, translating into MKRLILASGSPRRKELLQQVNLSFEVKVSSIEETFDPNESPEKLAMSLALQKAKDVWKDESDAIVIGADTIVVLKNNILGKPKNEADAYEMLSSLSGQTHHVITGVAICSAQQEKVFYEKTSVTFWELSSQEIEQYIESKDPMDKAGAYGIQTLGALFVKKIDGDYFSVVGLPLARTVRELSQF